The nucleotide window ctaaacattttctcaaacataagtcatgaatcccgttttcacaaaaccaatgtatctcacaggcatttttatgctgacgtacctattttcacatgtgttttcaggagacgaTGCGTAGTACTTATCAAGACATACATAggcagacctgtgccttagtaacttaaaacgagacaagaactagttagtttatgttatgtattctttggttcttgtttaaagcaatgtaaactttcatgtttgattaataaaacgaaacttcaattaccatggatttgaaacaattgattctgttacaacactccccgatgtttccgccacgttttgtatgttctacgtggtcggggtgtgacagaaaagatggtatcagagccaatggttatagggaattaggttattagtaatactttgacctagtctataaccttcctaggaacctaacgtgagttcacttgcgtttagtcgtaaaacaataccgtcacctatccttaggcgacgaccacaactagaacataaatttcaaaaccgctttgaaagctaatcatctgttctaggatgattgattactaggttttgaaccctctattgtaaggttttgaaccctctgttataaggttttgaacccctttgaattttcaaaattctcccattctataatcacttgcgtcttccacaaaaatcctaagtacccgtttattctaaggaaacgaagtacaaggggcaggttacaacacaagatgaatacccaaggtaccactataaaccCGTAATAGGGTGCCTAAGGattttcccgtaagtctttaattgttgtataccttcattcgcaTGTGGTGATTCtttgtaataaaaaaaatcaaattttgggagatctttctatcttctcagatagattacagtgaacattgagacccgtcgattggtttccatatccgtattcaatcaataacaagttaataacaaattataatcaagttaaacaattatgtgacgaTGTGTTGTTGTGTTATCCAAAtcatgttatccaaatcctcgtagaatcttacatatccgtgtacaagagattcatagtaggatacccaaaggtattacttaaaatcctcaatggacttctatgttatagttaagtccctcggattataaagtactacttcataattagaccccttgagtggtctagctaaacagattcatccaaaaatctggctagggatatcatatgatgatatagctgaagggactccttggtggcctgaataagaagatcccctgtcgaccTAATTAAAAGGAACCAATGGAAGTCTAATCACCCTCATcgcaagtttgatatccttccccaaaacattacaaaacaaactgtgcggactgtgcaagggattacgtaattatggatgcatacataattatggaatttagtgcacagaaatcacagcaagttctgtcatgtgtctagagttaaccctattcatttcgaattctgatgaagcatccgttgaggaaaaatgaactagctattcatttttcacttctgaagaatatccgttgagaaAATGAACAttcgtttatccttcatttccaaatctgaagaatacccgttgaggaaaatgactccgtttgttcattttcgttctgaagatttatccgttgaggaaatgagtaaccattatccttcatttccaaatctgaagaatacccgtcgaggaaaatgactccgtttgttcattttcgtttctgaagatttatccgttgaggaaatgaatattcgttgtgtaatccttcatttccaactctgaagaagcaaccgttgaagatgactccgttagttcattttcgtttctgaagatttatccgttgaggaaatgaatatccgttgtgtaatccttcatttccaactctgaagaagcaaccgttgaagatgactccgttagttcatcttcgtttctgaagatttatccgttgaggaaatgaatatccgttgtgaaatccttcatttccaactctgaggaagcaaccgttgaagatgactccgttagttcatcttcgtttctgaagatttatccgttgaggaaatgaatatccgttgtgtaatccttcatttccaactctgaggaagcaaccgttgaagatgactccgttagttcattttcgtttctgaagatttatccgttgaggaaatgaatatccgttgtgtaatccttcatttccaactctgaggaagcaaccgttgaagatgactccgttagttcatcttcgtttctaaagatttatccgttgaggaaatgaatatccgttgtgtaatccttcatttccaactctgaggaagcaaccgttgaagatgactccgttagttcatcttcgtttctgaagatttatccgttgaggaaatgaatatccgttgtgtaatccttcatttccaactctgaggaagcaactgTTGAAGATGACTCCATTAGTTCATCTTCGTTTCTGAaaatttatccgttgaggaaatgaatatccgttgtgtaatccttcatttccaactctgaggaagcaaccgttgaagatgactccgttagttcattttcgtttctgaagatttatccgttgaggaaatgaatatccgttgtgtaatccttcatttccaactctgaggaagcaaccgttgaagatgactccgttagttcattttcgtttctgaagatttatccgttgaggaaatgaatatccgttgtgtaatccttcatttccaactctgaggaagcaaccgttgaagatgactccgttagttcattttcatttcggaagaatgaccgttaaggaaatgacaagatattgccttacatatcgttggtggttatttggcaaattcacaaatagactcctacgaataaatttcgggacgaaatttcctaaagtaggggagactgtgacacctgtgtcaccgcgaccatcaaaccaataccaaaccaatgaaatattgtatttcatacttgggatcttgtataaatatgtgtatcttttgcacatatcaattcttgttcaaattcaaactctacatcgctttctggagaattagacgcaaactggtgcgtaaacatactcagtttaatgcgacaaatactccggaacatcaacatatacccaacgtaccttaaataacctttacataacttagaaataagttttgaaggctttggtatagcaaaaacaagttaattcgcttacagggactaaacttgacaaactgcgaaagtatgccgatttgaactgtaacaaacattccggaacatgtccatagttagacataccataaatatcctttacatagcttagaaataggctttgaggggtttggtatgctaaaataaacttttgggtcattcagggactaaaagtgtcaaaaagtgcataagtttgcactctcgcgcataacttacgttctgaatacatccggacatccaaaaatttatgtaaccatccttatattatgccttagtgtttggcatgagaaaaatccattcatcgcgtcatttggatcgtctttcgcacttatgcgcattccgtcgtaattaagggaacatcgcgatcgtacggccaaacgaaccgacatccggaatatttttgagcatatttcaagtcccctacactttaacttcatcctagagccttgaaatgaggttaacggggcttaaacgtgccaaaaatgggccaaattacgcgtttctgaagtgcagggaccaaaattgaaaattctggtctgggaaccttaggcggggcgcgtaaggatttgccaaatccttaggcgggccgcgtgaggatgtctgacagaaatattttgcatttaatgcagaatctggcctttcgttcgatcaagaggcgatgccctttcacccaaccAAGAGCCAAGAGGCAATATCTGACATCCCACAAGAAATTGACAAGTGttcgctcgagatcgcggcacgttattcgataaacgatcctaacggttccacttttcctataaatacccccccccccttttgtgtaaaaacccacaaaatcagatctaaatgctctaagttgatgcctttgcttcacacctgagctatttgatcttgattagcactcggggaccctccgtaagtcttctttcgctcttttattcgcttttcgagtccgaaagtcaacgttttgttgactttctgcattgaccagcttttggtcgatgtgaagttcatggaacttcataacgtgagcgtgatcacgatggttatggtccatagggaccatacctactgatttccacgttatctaggctcagtgacgagtcgtagtttcggccaaaatgcgcattcttgcgtattttgtaaccaaactactcgtgggcatcaaagccgtttgttttgatgccaaacctgttttctaacttagttaagcatgttctaacatgcttagctcgtcacttttagtttagtgcttatatagggtcgtaaggtaagcgatctaaaccatcgcttatactttcgaacccgacccacttggtcggtcattaggacccgaccaaacacattaggtgaccatagctataaccttccgaggttataccgtgtggtcgcaatgttaggcgctccgaacgcgttctacgcgaacgacgcgttagggtagcctaagctacctaaacaggtcgtaatggaccgtaagcacttaggttaagtttcattttagtatgtaggccttgttaaaccatactacacgagtctccatactcgcttggtttacgaacccgcgtactgtccgatccttccgatttggttcggtatattaacatagctacctattaggtgccgtttgatatcccgtgatctttcgcattacctggttattatacaagggattcaaagcaatctcaggtgagtacattgaacccctcttttgctgtttaccaaactgttttggggtgaaacacatgtgcctacttgttactttcatgctttcccgttttcacatcatatacttgctatgttcgatagtacatatatagtacatgatttcactacacttcatgctatgtatgcccattgtgtgcgtacttagtacattgctttacaatacatttcatgctatgtatgcccattgtgtgcgtacttagtacattgctttacaatacatttcatgctacgtacgcccattgtgtgcatacgtagtacattgttacacattgcatttctgttgcatatgctcatccagcatatgaacacattataccacattttgaaccgttgtactctacaatacatttcatgctgcgtacgcccattgtgtgcatacgtagtacattgtttcacattgcatttctgttgcatatgctcagccagcatatgaacacattatgctacatatcgaaccgttgtgaccatttgactatgtgaaccgtcttatcCCTTTGAATACATGAACTGTCTGTAACCGTTGAACTGAGTGAACctgttgtatctgttgacatgatttacattttgacaatagacatttgactgtacataaacatttctacaattgttaaacacttcatcttgatgggttggtttgagtaagtgattaagtaacgaggcgtgtgtaatatgatacgagcatggtggatacgccgctggtacctcctatatataagtgtttgtatggtattacatatcgtagcgttatttgaatcattttcaTTTGAGACAtgtgacattttatacaaataacacacttttcacaagacattgttttacaaacaacttatcttatacaaactctttttatggttatccgtttaaactatacagtgttctcttatttatacatatcatttgatcttaccgtttttcaaatgatttacaagataaAGCAAAATAcgaagttcatgactaaacattttctcaaacataagtcatgaatcccgttttcacaaaaccaatgtatctcacaggcatttttatgctgacgtacctattttcacatgtgttttcaggagacgaTGCGTAGTACTTATCAAGACATACATAggcagacctgtgccttagtaacttaaaacgagacaagaactagttagtttatgttatgtattctttggttcttgtttaaagcaatgtaaactttcatgtttgattaataaaacgaaacttcaattaccatggatttgaaacaattgattctgttacaacactccccgatgtttccgccacgttttgtatgttctacgtggtcggggtgtgacacttagaTGCATATATGGTAATTGTATTACTTGGCATTTATACGTGGATTACCTTTACAATATTATGATTTTCTTTGTGCAAACTAGAATAGGTAAACGTAACGTATCACATGTATGGTGTCATCATCATCCTCTCCTTCTGAACATTCCCACGCATCAGGGAAAGCCCTTTTGGTTCATTCCCCTCCGCGTACCGTCGAGACCCGTGCTTCTCGTAAGGCACGTCTCGTCCGAACCGGTGCATCTTCTTCCCTGCCTGTTCTAGCGGCACGAGCTGAGGCTCCTGCAGCTGTCCACTTAACCCCTACCAGATACAGATCCAACGTTTGGAAGCAGATCTGAAACCCAAGGAGGATCCTGAAGAGGACCCTTAGGAGGAAGAGCCGGATGAGGTTGCTAATGAAAATGACGATGACGACGATGGTGACGATGGCGATGACGGCAATGCTGACATGGGCGATGGAGAAGTCGATGACTGATCCACCACCTATCTATATTTTCTTATTCCATTTGTTCTGAAAAACTATGTTTACTTTTAAATTTTACTATTTGTTGAAATATGTTGTACAGACATTTGCAACATAGTTTAATTGGGTATTTCTATTTAGTTATTTCATATATTGTTTGGAATTGATGTGATTGATTGCCTTGTTCTTGAAATTTACATAATGAATGTATAACCGTGTCTTATTTACTCATTTTTGTTTAATTAAAGGAATCATGAACGGTAGGGGCATCAACATGACCCAGGCCCAACTGACTACACTCATCAATGAACGTGTCGCTGAAGCGTTGGCGGCATATCAGCAGGCCCATCCTAGAGGTAATTCTATTGTTATAGAATGCCCTAAAAGTCTATTTCCATTCTTGTTCTCTTTTAGCTTTTATTCTTATTTGTGCTAAATTTCTGATTCAGGGCAGCCTGGTCAGCCACCGGCTTGTACCTTCAAATCCTTCATGGGATGTAAGCCCAGTCATTTCACCAGCACCTAGGGTGCTATTGGTCTGCTCCACTGGTTTTAAACGGTGGAATCTGCGTTCGCCATGTGTAACTGCCCTGCTGAGAATAGGGTCAAATTCGCAGCGGGAGTTCTTGAAGAAGCTGCGCTCTCCaggtggaatgcgcaagtacagATTTTGGGTTTGGATGTTGCTAATGCCACTCCTTGGAATTCATTCAAGGACATGATAAAAGAAGAGTACTGCCACAGGGATGACATACAGAAATTGGAAACTGAGTATTACAACCTAAAAATGTCTGGTTCAGAGATCGAGGTGTATACAAAGCAGTCTAACGAGCTGGCTTCTTTATGTCCAAACATGTCGAATCCTACCTATAAACGAATCGAGTTATACATGAAGGGGTTAGTTCCTGAAATTCAAAGCATCGTGACTTCAGCAAATCTTCAAACCATCCAGCAAAACATCCGACTTGCTCATCGACTAACTGATCAGGCGGTAGAACAGGGCAAGTTACCTAAATGCAATGCATCAATTTCGACCTCCGTTGACAACAAGCATAAGTGGGATGGGAATCAAGCCAAGGGTTCTAGCTCTAATCAACCCCCTCAACAACAAAGAAAGTTCGACAACAACCGTACCCCAAATAGGCAAACGTTGAATCATCAAGCCCGAGGTGTCTATCAGGGAACCAGCCAAAATGCAACAAATGTAATCGACACCATCATGGGCAGTGTGACCCAAACCGTTGTCAGCAGTGCTGGAAGCCGGGTCATGGagctaaagattgtagaagtcCGTATCCAGCCAGATAAGCTCAACAACGGCAGAACCAGCAGCCTCAGCGCCAGCAACAACAGGGTAATAACAAGggatgttatcagtgtggggccgaggggcacATTAAAAAGAATTGTCCATAGCTGAGCAACAACAATAACACGGGAAAGGGGAACAATGGTAACAACAATGGTGATAAGGGTAACGGCGACAGAGGCCGAGCATTCGTCATTGGTTCAGgcgaagcaaggaatgaccctaatgtcgtgacgggtaagttccttttGAACGACTCTTTTGTTTCGGTACTTTTTGATTCTGGCGCAGACCGTAGTTATGTTTCCACGAACTTTAGTACACTACTTAAGCCTGCCCCAACTCCTCTCGAACGTAAACATACAGTTGAACTAGCTAACGGCAAATCTCTCGAAGCAACACGTATCCATCGAAACTGTAGTTTGGAGTTATCTAGACACAAATTCAATATTGACCTCATCCCTATCACTCTCGGTAGTTTTGATGTTGTAGTCGGGATGGATTGGCTCTCGCTAAATCGCGCGAAGATACTTTGTCATGAAAAGATCGTTCGCATCCGCCTTTCAAACGACAAAACCCTTGATATCCGAGGTGAGAGGGGCGGCGCTGTAGTAGGCCTCATTTCATTCTTGAAGGCCCAAAAGTGTCTATGAAAGGGCCATACCGCTATTCTAGCTCTTGTCACTGATGTTCAAACCGAAGAGAAAAAGGTCGAAGATATTCCTATTGTTCGCGACTTTCCTGAAATCTTCCCTGatgaattacctggtcttccacctcATCGTCAAGTTAAATTCCAAATCGAGCCAACTCCAGGCGCatcacccatagctcgagcacccaATCGACTAGCACCGTCCGAACTagaagaattatctacacaacaaCAAGAGCtcctggataagggttttatccgGCCTAGCTCGTCACCATGGGGAGCCCCCAtactttttgtcaagaagaaggacggtacttttCGTATGTCCATAGACTACCACGAGTTAAATAAAGTGACcttcaatgtatttctcaatggcCCGATCCAAAGGTGCGACCATAGTGGGGCATAGTAGGCTTAACTCTTCAAACCGATCAGTGTAGGCACAGTTTTCTCCACTATCTTGTTTTAGGTAATAGAATTTGTTTTCAAGTTCCCTCATTTTTCTTTATGGATAGAATTCTTTCTTCATAacattcttaaattcttcccacatTTGTGCCATTGCTATATCGGCACCTCGGTCTCTCATGATAccgttccaccaagtgagtgcTCTCCTTTGAAAAACACTCGAGGCGAACTCCACCTTGCGCTCACTGGGAAACTGGACATGGCGAAATGTGCTTTctatactctcaaaccattgtaggagcccagttgctccttcagacccATTAAACTGGAGTGGTTTACCTGAAATGAATTGTTTGTAGTTGCAAGGTGTGAtaacattgttgttgttgtgattgTTCTGGATTTGGTTAACTTGGGTCACAATGTCTGGGAGTATAGCAGCTAGATGCTGAGCAATTCTTGCTGCCATTTCAGCGTTCCAAGTGGAATCACGGTGAGGAGGCATCTTGAAGAAGTAACTATATTGAAAATTAAGTAAGTGAGATTTCATCAAATTGTCATGAGCTTGAATCATCATATTGAATTGAAAATCTCTACTTAGTAAAAAATCTTGTTCAAAAGTCTTTGTCTTGTACTTAGAAAAtatagttgtcacaccccgaccgcgttaaaacaacgaaaccgcggccgaaatgtcggggagtgtcgtaccagaatcattgtttcacaacacatggattaAAGTTTCGTTTATTTAAATATTAAGTTTTTAACATTGTCTTGAAATAGAATAAACAAGTTCAACATATTGTCTAtcgttgttattaagtcactaaggcctcgtccgattctatgtgagcatgcatcctagtcatcatcaacatcatcaaacaccacctgaaacatatgtgaaaataaagtcagcataaaaatgccggcgagcacataggttttgcgtgtatgtcaaattcatggcttgtaTACATGTTACCATACCTCGTACGACTACTAGAGTCGATATTTGAAAACCTTGTATTGAAAAGTGTTTGGTATTGTAATATGATTAACCAACCTAAACAAGTTGgttaaatatttttgaaaacctcgttgccatgaatcttgactcaaaatatttgtttttgtaaaccaaattgtaaatcgttcttgtaataaaactcgtatggtttatatcatttagtAAACATCGTTGCGTGTCATAGTTTGAAATCATTCGTTCaggtgaactaaataacgccacggaatgtaatatgataaaagcacttatatataagaagtaccagcggtgtatctaccatgcttttatcacattacacccatcccgttatctaatcacataccaaaaaccaatcgttcaaTTGTACTTATTCTCAAATCGTTCGTATTATCAAAACCAATCGTTCAACTCGTTTGTGTTATAAACCATTGTtcaatcgttcaaatcgttcaaattgttcaaatcgttcaaatcgttccaatcgttcgtgttttaattgtgaaaactaacttttggtcGTTCTCGTTTAATACATTCAAACCTATGTTCTGACTCGTTCCAATCGTTCAACTTGTATTAACAAACCACCGAAGGGTatgttaacaatcatcaggttctgTCGTTACCCACATTACCTCCATACATAACCATGGCGCtagtccgataacgggatttgtcagatcctatggtaccataacatactactggtcagcttgatcattgttaatgaatgtcattcgttttATGTGTTAACgtaccaacaagttcgttcataTTATTGAAATCGTTGTTGTTGGTGTAcggatgtctgttaacttcgtctgtCTTTAatgagtcttgtattgtattgtattagatcagggcacaaAAATCGAGAAACAGTATTTtagggtaattccgcttgaaatgagcATTGtttcatttcatgcgaaattaggaGTTTCATACGAAATCACTAATTCCTCACGGAATTATGTGATTTCGCATGAACTAGTGATTCCGTTTCAAGCAGTTTCGTGCGGAATTAACCTCCCTATAAATACTGATATTGCATGTTCATTTCATACGGAATTATGCCATTGTatctgagtcgaggtgctgttCGTTTGTCACCTGAATTGtaaaaagctcaggaaatcaataTAAGAGGAAAAATAGAAAGGAACAAGTTGTTTTACGTCATTTACATTGATTCCACCTTTATATTTGATGCTGAACTCATCGGATTaactcgttagggtcacacgacgatccaacaagtggtatcagagctcaggacgaggagttcataccaattcagcttgatttcatcgtattttctcacttctactcattcttttctaaattgaacaagttttaacggttgaaatggcctgaaatTCACATATATCAAGCGAAACATAGTTCGATCTAATCCTTGAAAGATTTGGACCTTAATTCGATTAAAATTGGACAAAAtgtgtaattccgtttgaaaaatcGTTGGAAGAAAATGACGTCATCTTAATCCCGTTTGAACAGAATcattaattccgcacggaattaatcATATTGttcttaattccgcttgaaaatttcaaacagaacttaatttcgcttgaaagttgaAACAAAATTACTAATTCCGTTTTAGATTggattaatttcgtttgaaagtaatctaattccacacggaattagATATCGTtggttaatttcgtttgaaatcggtaatttcgtttgaagttctTAATTCCGTTTGAGTGGGCAATTTCGTTTGAAGTAATTCCGCTTCAAGTGATTCAGCTTGAAAttcatttttcaaaaatttcaaaatttttaagtGTTTGTTGACTGTTTCAGGTACTTGAAAGATGGATGAGTTCATGAATCCATTTAGTGACGTGTTTGCATTTACCAGTGGTTCAGGAGATGGTACATCAAGCAACACGAATGAAACTACACCAACACCGAGTGCGTAGAAAATTCTACAGGATGCAATGAGTGTAGACAGTGCATACGGAACATACAACAAGCCTCCCAAGTTGATGGCTATTGAAGATTACAACAGGTTGGCTACCAGATTCGAAGAATGGCTTAAAGTGTTTACGTATCCCAGTTGGAGAAGTTTGAAAaatggttttaatatggggagaGATGATTTTGAGAACTTAGAGGAAAATCAGATTGAAAAATATGTTGCTGAACAGAAGTGTATTGCATTACTTCACCAATCTGTCCGAGATGACATTATCGCACTGATCGAGTACAAAGATTCGAAAGACCTTTtgagaaaaattaaaaataaaatgtataGGCAGTGCTgaaatagtgaagaacaaaaagaaactgttacgaaaagagtttgatttgtttgggtgtttaaagaacGAGTCTGTTTCCAAGATGATCGAAAGATTTGGGTATCTAAAGATAGAGCTTGCTAGACATGATATCATTTATTCTCAAGAAGAGCTGGTAGACAAATTGTTTGATGCATTACCGAATGAGCAAGACTGGCAATATTTTGCATTGACGCTGAAGAATACGATAAAGCCAGCTGAGTTGAAGGTTGATCTGCTTATAGAAATACTGGAAAGCCATGAATTGGAGATCAAAAAATCCAATAAAGTCAATAACACATCTTATCAacagaatgtggagctgtattaCAGAGGCAGTATGATCCCAAAGATTGTATCTCCAAAGAAAGCCTTTTCAGCAGAAAGTTCAAACACAACGAATCAAGAAACTCCTAGCAGTGGCTATCATGGTGGTTCTTCGTCAAGTACTTCAAATCAATATGCATCAAAGAATCTCTTTCAATACAACATTGCTGTTGATCTGAAGAATGGTCAGAATTTCAGTGAAGAGtctgctaaacaacagatggtATTTTTAGCATCTGTGTTGGAATCGTACGAAAGTCTCGTTGCAAgaaagataggcaacaccaacctaacaaaggaagattacgatcaaatcgaccctgaggagatggaattgatcgatataaggtggtgtatggcaagtgcagtgagaagagcgcagcaattcatggagattactagaagacagtctattggtggaccttctaccaacttaggctttgacaag belongs to Helianthus annuus cultivar XRQ/B chromosome 5, HanXRQr2.0-SUNRISE, whole genome shotgun sequence and includes:
- the LOC110942940 gene encoding uncharacterized protein LOC110942940, whose protein sequence is MCNCPAENRVKFAAGVLEEAALSRWNAQVQILGLDVANATPWNSFKDMIKEEYCHRDDIQKLETEYYNLKMSGSEIEVYTKQSNELASLCPNMSNPTYKRIELYMKGLVPEIQSIVTSANLQTIQQNIRLAHRLTDQAVEQGKLPKCNASISTSVDNKHKWDGNQAKGSSSNQPPQQQRKFDNNRTPNRQTLNHQARGVYQGTSQNATNVIDTIMGSVTQTVVSSAGSRVMELKIVEVRIQPDKLNNGRTSSLSASNNRGNNGNNNGDKGNGDRGRAFVIGSGEARNDPNVVTGKFLLNDSFVSVLFDSGADRSYVSTNFSTLLKPAPTPLERKHTVELANGKSLEATRIHRNCSLELSRHKFNIDLIPITLGSFDVVVGMDWLSLNRAKILCHEKIVRIRLSNDKTLDIRALVTDVQTEEKKVEDIPIVRDFPEIFPDELPGLPPHRQVKFQIEPTPGASPIARAPNRLAPSELEELSTQQQELLDKGFIRPSSSPWGAPILFVKKKDGTFRMSIDYHELNKVTFNVFLNGPIQRCDHSGA